Below is a genomic region from Variovorax sp. J2L1-78.
ATCAAGGGCCGTCCGGCCGACGGCTCGGCGATCCTGCAGACGCCGACGTCGATGCTCACCATCTACCCGCACATCTACAAGAAGCTGCCGTACGACCCGCAGACCGACCTGACGCCGGTGTCGCTGGGCTGCGTGTTCGACTTCGGCTTCGCGGTCGGCCCGTCGGTGCCGGCCAGCGTGAAGAACGTGCCCGAGTTCCTGGCCTGGGCCAAGGCCAACCCGGCCGGCGCGAACTTCGGTTCGCCGGCCGCCGGCTCGACGCCGCACTTCATCGGCGCGCTGCTCGGCAAGAGCGGCGGCGTGGAGCTCAAGCACGCGGCGTACCGCGGCACACAACCGGCCATGCTCGACCTGCTGGGCGGCAACATCTCGGCGGTATCGGGCCCAATCGGCGACATCACGCAGCATCTGCCCAGCGGCAAGGTGCGCATCCTGGGGGTGTCGGGCGCCAAGCGCAGCCGCTTCGCGCCAGACGTGCCGACCTATGGTGAGCAAGGCATCGCGAACATGGCGCACAGCGAGTGGTTCGCCTTCTTCCTGCCGGCCAAGGCCTCGCCCGAGCTGGTGGCGCGCCTGAACGCGGCCATGAAGAACGCGCTGGCCTCCAAGGACGTGGTCGACGGCCTCGGCACCTTCGGCCTCGAAGCCATGTCGTCGACGCCGACCGAGCTGGCCGACCTCATCAAGAAGGACACGGCCAAGTGGGGCCCGATCGTCAAGGAAGTCGGCTTCACCGCCGAAGGCTGAGAACGTGCGGATGAACCTGCTGCGCGCCCCGATCTCGCATCTGCGGTCCTCACCGCACGCGAGTGCGGCTCCGGTCCTCGACGCAAGCTCGGGGCGCTCGCGACGGTTCCTCCACACGTTCTGAGTGCGCTGTGCATCTGGCACCATCGCGACCATGAACATCTGCATCTACGGCGCCGGCGCGATCGGCGGATGGATCGGCGCTGCCTTCGCGCAGGCCGACCAGCAACTGAACGTGGTGGCCCGCGGTGCCACGCTCGACGCCTTGCGGCGCGACGGCCTGGTGCTGATGCGTGGCGAGCAGCGCACGCAAGTGCCGGTGAATGCGGTGGACGACCCGGCCGCGCTCGGCGTGCAGGACGTGGTCGTCATCGCCGTGAAGGCGCCGTCACTGGCGGCCGTGGCCGCGCGCATCGCACCGCTGATCGGCCCCGACACGCTCGTGCTCACGGCCATGAACGGCGTGCCGTGGTGGTTTCTCGACGGCGGCTTCGGCGGCGCGCTGGCCGGCACGCGCCTGCAGGCGATCGACCCCGACGGCGCGATCGCGGCGGCCATCCCGGCGCGGCACGTGGTCGGCGGCGTGGTGCATGCGAGCTGCGCACTCGACGCGCCGGGCGTGGTGCGCCACCACTTCGGCAATGGGCTGATCGTGGGCACGCCCTCCGGCGAGGCGAGCGAGCGCGTGAACGCGCTGGTCGCGCTGCTGGTGCGCGGCGGCATCGAGGCGCGCGTCTCGCCGCAGATCCAGAAGGACGTCTGGTACAAGCTCTGGGGCAACATGACGGTCAACCCGATCAGTGCGCTGACGGGCGTCACGACTGACCGGATCCTGGCCGACGACGAGGTGCGCGGCTTCATCTCGGCGGTGATGCTCGAGGCCAAGGAGATCGGCGCGCGCATCGGCATCCCGATCGCCGAAATGCCAGAAGACCGCCATGCGGTGACGCGCAAGCTCGGTGCCTTCAAGACCTCAATGCTGCAGGATGTGGAAGCCGGCCGGCCGGTCGAACTCGATGCCTTGGTGACCGTGGTGCACGAACTCGGCCAGCGCACCGGCGTGCCGACACCCTTTACCGCCGCCCTGCTGGGGCTGGCCCGTCTGCGCACGCGCCAGCTCGGGCTGTACTGAACGGTTGCGCTGCTAACGGTGCAGCAGCACCCGCACCGCCTGCGGCAGCGAGTTCACCTGCGGCATGAAGCGATCGATGACAGCGCCGAGCAGCACGGCGCACAGCAGCGCACCCAACAGGGGCTTCCAGGTGAGCTTGACTGCGACGGTGAGCCAGCCTTCGCGCGCCACGCGCACGGCGGCGCGCGCCGACACATACGAGAACGCGATCTCGACCGCCACGGCGAGCAATGCGTCCCACCCGAAGTAGAGCAACGCCAGGGCACCTGCCCCTGTCACGAGCGCGATGCCGACCAGGAAGATGGCGACCACCGGCACCACGATGACGGCGCCCTCGTCGGCACCGGCGGCCGCTTCGAGCGCGCCACCGGCGAGGTCGCCGATCGCCGAGGCATCGCTTGTCTCGACATGCGCCGAATGGTTCGACGTGAGGTCGAGCACATCAGGGATGTCGGGGTCGATCTCCGTGCGCCCCTCGACCAGCCGCTGCGCCCACCAGCGCAGCAGACCCAGGTAGCCGAGGTACCCGACGCCGAGCGTGACGGCGTAGCGCAGCGCCAGCGAGTCGTTGCCGGCCATCATCTGCAGCGCCGACACGGCCCACATCAGCAGCAGCGTGCAAGTGCCCAGCAGCAACCCGTGCGTGCGCAGGCTGTGGCGCCGGTGCAGGTCGCGCTCGAAGGCGCTTTCCCAGAGCCGCACCGAGCGCCAGTTGGAAAGAACCTTCATGGGTGCAGTGCAGCGTGCTCAGTCGCCCAGCACCACCGGCACGCGCGGCGCCACGGCGCACATCAGCTCGTAGCCGACGGTGCCCGCGGCGCGCGCGACCTCGTCGATTGGCAGCAGCGCGTTGCCGTTCGACGCGCGGCCCCAGAGCGTGACCTCGCTGCCGAAGCCGACCGGGCGACCCGCCGCCTGCAGCGGCGTGAGGTCAACGGTGACCATGTCCATGCTGACGCGGCCGACCACGCACGTGCGCACGCCGTCGACCAGCACCGGCGTGCCCGTGGGCGCGTGGCGCGGATAGCCGTCGGCATAGCCGACCGCGGCGACGCCGATCGTCATCGCCGCCTCGGCCACGAAGTGCGAACCGTAGCCGACGGTCGCGCCGGGCTGCAGTTCCTGCGTGCCGATGAGCCGCGTCGAGAGCGTCATGCCCGGCTGCAGCTGCCAATGCGCGCTGTCGTGCTCGGGAAAGTCGGGGACGCCACCGTAGAGGACGATGCCGGGCCGTACCCAGTCGATGCGCGTCTCGGGCGCATGGCGCAGCACGGCGGCGCTGTTGGCGATGGAACGCTCGCCCGGCAGGTCCTGCGTGGCGCGGTGGAAGGCGGCCAGCGCATCGGCGATGCCGCGCGGCCCATCGGCGTCGCTGAAGTGCGTCATCAGCGAGATCTCGTCGACCTGCGGCAACGCGTTGAGCCGGGTCCACGCCGCGCGATAGCGCTCGGGCGAGAAGCCCAGGCGGTTCATGCCGGAGTTCATCTTGAGGAAGACGCGGTGCGGCACCTGCGTCTTGTGGGCGGCGAGCATGTCGATCTGCGCGTCGCAATGCACCGCATGCCAAAGGCCCAGGCGCGAGCAGAGCTCCAGGTCGCGCGCTTCGAACACGCCTTCGAGCAGCAGGATCGGTCCGCGCCAGCCGAGGGCGCGCACGCGCTCGGCCTCGGCCAGGTCGAGCAGCGCGAAGCCGTCGGCCCCGCGGAACGCATCGAAGACACGCTCGATGCCGTGGCCGTAGGCATTGGCCTTGACGACGGCCCAGACGCGCGAGTCGAGCGCCGAGCGGCGCACGCGCTCCAGGTTGTGGCGCAGCGCGCCGGCATGAATGGTGGCGAGGATGGGGCGGGGCACGAAACTGGATCTCTCGGAGGATGGAAAACCCCTGGGCCCATGGGCGGCGCCGTCGTGGGGGAACGCCATTTTGGCATTGCACCCCCATGCTATAACCGCGCATTCGCCGCCGGGGCGAGGTCTTTTTTCTACCGCACCACCACATCGCCAGTCCCACCCTGGCCAGCCAGCCCATCGATGAAGCGCGGTTTCTACACCATCATGTCGGCCCAGTTCTTTTCGTCACTGGCCGACAACGCGCTCTTCGTCGCGGCCGTCGAACTGATGCGGTCCTCGGGCGCTCCCGAATGGCAGCGGGCGGCATTGGTGCCGATCTTCACGCTCTTCTATGTGGCGCTCGCCCCGCTGGTGGGCGCCTTTGCCGACGCCTACCCCAAGGGGCGCGTCATGTTCATCAGCAACTTCATCAAGGTGATCGGCTGCCTGATGATGCTGTTCGGTTCGCACCCGCTGCTGGCCTACGCCATCGTCGGCCTGGGCGCCGCCGCTTACTCCCCGGCCAAGTACGGCATCCTCACCGAGTTGCTGCCGGCGTCGCAGCTGGTCAAGGCCAACGGATGGATCGAGGGGCTGACCATCGCGTCGATCATCCTGGGCATCGTGCTGGGTGGCCAACTGGTGGGCCACATGGTGTCGAGCCACTTGCTGGCCTGGGACTTGCCAGGGATGGACACCGGCATCGACACGCCGCCCGAAGCAGCCATCGCCGCACTGATCTTCGTCTACATGCTGGCCGCGTGGTTCAACACGCGCATCCCGCACACCGGCGTGGAGATGCGCCCGCTGCGCGCCAATCCGCAGCACGGCTTCGCGCGCAACATGGCCGCGCTGCTGCCCGATTTCTGGCACTGCAACGCGCGCCTCTGGCGCGACAAGCTCGGCCAGATCTCGCTGGCGACCACCACGCTGTTCTGGGGCGCGGGCGGCAATCTCAAGTACATCGTGCTGGCCTGGGCATCGCTCGCGCTGGGCTACAACACGGCGCAGGCGTCCTCGCTGACCGGCGTGGTCGCCATCGGCACGGCCGTCGGTGCGGTGGTCGCGTCGATGAAGATGCGGCTGGACATGGCGACGCGCGTGATTCCGCTGGGCATCAGCATGGGCCTGCTGGTGATCGGCATGAACTTCATCGGCAACATCTGGGTGGCCGTGCCCTTCCTGATCCTGCTGGGCGGGCTGGGCGGCTTCCTGGTGGTGCCCATGAATGCACTGCTGCAGCACCGCGGCCACAACCTGATGGGCGCGGGCCGGTCGATCGCGGTGCAGAACTTCAACGAGCAGGCCTGCATCCTGATCCTGGGTGCGTTCTACAGCGCATGCACCGGCCTCGGCCTGTCGGCGTACACGGCCATCACCGCCTTCGGCGTGGTGGTCGCGGGCTTCATGTGGCTCATCAAGCGCTGGCACGAGAACAACCTGCGCAGGTACCCCGAAGAAGTCGAGCACCTGCTGTCGATCGCGCGCAGCGACAAGCACCACTGAGCGCCGCCGACGGCGCGACCTTCTTCAACCTCCGAGGAACGCCCATGGCATCGATCTACGACTTCACCGCGCAGGCCATCGATGGCCACACCCTCTCGCTGGCGGACTACCGCGGCCGCGTGCTGCTCATCGTGAACACGGCCAGCCAGTGCGGGTTCACGCCGCAGTTCGCCGGGCTCGAGGAACTGCACCAGCGCTATGCCGCCGAAGGGTTGAGCGTGCTGGGCTTTCCGTCGAACCAGTTCGGCGGACAGGACCCGGGCAGCAACGACGAGATCGGCGCCTTCTGCACGAAGAACTACGGCGTCAGCTTCCAGATGATGCAGAAGGTCGACGTCAAGGGCAGCGAGGCCGTGCCGCTGTACCAATGGCTGGTGCAGGAGAAGCCAGGGTTGCTCGGCAGCACCGTCATCAAGTGGAACTTCACCAAGTTCCTGGTCGGCCGCGACGGGCAGGTGATCAAGCGCTATGCGCCGCTCGACACGCCGGCATCGCTGGCCAAGGACATCGAGGCCGCGCTGAGGGGCTGAGCACGCTGCGCTCCGTCAGCGGAGCGGATCGAAAGCCGTGATCGGCATTCCAGCGGTGAGAAAGCTGCTCACCAATTCGACGTCTGGCGCATCGGCGGGGGCGGCCCAGTCGGTGGCCCGCGCCAGCAGCGAGCGCCGCGCGGCGAGCAGCACCGTGTGGCTGCGTGCAATGTGGTGCCAGTCGCCGATGTCGTCCAGATCGAGCACACCACGCACCCCCATGCCGACGAGGGCCGACAGCGAGTAGTCCTTCCAGGACGTGTAGCGCATGCGCGCCGTCGGCTGAAGGCGATCGAGCGTGCGCCAGACGGATTCGCGGGACGCGTAACCCATCGTGAAGCCGAGCCGCAGCAGGTAGGCCACCTGCTGGACATCCCAGGCCATCAGGTGGCAGTGCTGGTCGCGGATCTCGCCGGGCTTCACGATGCCGGCATGGGCCGACAGGAAGACGAGCACATCCCGCAGCGATCGGTACGCCGCGGTGTCGACAGGCTCGCCAACCCGCCAGGCCTCGAAGGCCTCGGCTTCGTCCGACGACACCGCACCCAGCGTGCGAAGTCGCGTGTCGATCACCTGCTGGAAGTCACGTGCAGACCGCACGTTCCAGTACCGCGCGAGGAGTTCTCGGATGCGCCGGCGGGGCAGTGTGCTCGCCAACTGGTTGAAGTCATCGTGTTCGAGCAGCGCCAGGTTCGCGCTGAGCAGAAGCCCGAAGAGCTGATGCGCCGCGATCGCCTCGGTGGGTGCGAACGCGATGCCGCGGGCCCAGTTCGCATCGCTCCAGCCCCTCCGCACGCCGACGATGGTGCACAGGAGCGCCAGCCAGATGGCGAGGGCCGCGATCCAGAAATCCATGCTCATCTCCCCTTGGCCGGCGGCGCCGTCACGGGTACACCACTTCCTTCGTCACGCTGACGCAGCCGCCCGCGATCCGGATCAGGTAGACATGGTGTGTCGGGCTGTAGGGGATGACGGCGATCTGCTCGCCCAGACGTTCCAGCGCCTGGGTGTAGCGCAGCTCTTCCAGTGCGACGTCCTGGCACGACTTGCGCCACACATCGACCTTGTCGTAGCTCAGGTCGCAACCACCACGGAAGGTCGGCGCGAAGGTCGCGCTCACGAGGCTCGTCGCTTCCGCGTCGTTCCGCTCGATCGCCACGCCCAGCGTCGCGGCATCCGGCGCCGCTGGGTGGGTCATGACGACCGCGGAATGGCTGCCCGTGGTGCCGGTCAGCGCCGGCCCGAAGCGGCGGGTTGCGTCGAGGCAGGTCTGCACACCGAGGCGCCCGGCCAGGCGGGCCACGGTACCGACCGACGATGCGGCGTCCTGCTGCTGGGCGAGCGCAGGCAGAGCAAAGGCCATGGATGCCGCCATGAGCACCGCGCCGAAGACGGTGAGATGCAAACGCGCGGCGGCAATGCCCATCACCGATGAAATACGCATGGAATGACTCCGTCCGGCTGGCGACTCAGGGCACGGCCCGAACGTGGGTCACCACCCTGGGCGAGTCGATCGCGACGGATTCCACGCCAACAGTCAGCGCTACAGCAGCGTTGGTGTTGGCGTGGAAGTACAGCGTCGGCGTGACAGCAAAGGGTGGCGGTGCGCTCTGGGGTTGGCGCACCGTGATGGCATCTTGGTGTGGGGTGTCGTCGGTGGCGCGTGCCCTGCGGAATGGCCGGGCCGGGACGGTGTAGGCAGCGCGCTGGAGACGGGACGCTGCAGACCACACCGAGTGATCCTCGATGCTTCCTCCCGCCCCGTGCTGCATCCCGTCCATGGCATGTACCTTTGTGTGTTCTAAAAAATACCGCGCGACGTCTGAGCGTCTTGGCGCGCGGTGTCACTCCCTGATGAGGTCGGATGGTGTCGGCAAGTGCGGGCTCGCGGCAGCGTTAGCGAGGTTCTGCGCGATTTGGGACGCATTTCTTTGTCAAAGTGCAAACTATTCAACAACAAAGATTCAAAAATGCGTCCTGCGCAGACAGTCGTCGCCGGTGCGCTGCGCAAGCTCAGGATGCCGACTGCACGCTGATGTCGACGCGGCGGTTGGGCGCCAGGCAGGCGATCAGTGCATTCCGGTTCGCCTGGGCGCACTGCACCTTCGGTGCCGTCTCGCCCAGGCCCTGCACCTGGATGCCGCGCGCGGGCACGCCGGCCTTCACCAGGTAGTCGCGCACCGTGGCCGCACGGGCCAGCGACAGTTGCTGGTTGTAGCGCGACGAGCCGAGCCGGTCGGTGTGGCCGGTGATGTCGATGCGCTCCACGCCCTGGGCGCCACGCAGGCTGGCGGCGAGTGCGTCGAGTTCCTGCCGACCCTGCGGCAACAGATCGCTGGTGGCCGAGCCATCGAAGGCAAACAATGCATCGGCCGACAGCTCCACGCGCTTGGGTGCCGGCCGCGCCACCACGCGCTCCACCGGGGCAGGCGGCATCGGCGCCGCGGCGACCTTGAGCACATCGGCGCAATCTGTCGGCAGCCAATGGAAGCTCTGCGCCACCACGTGCTTGTCGAAGATCGCCTTGTACTGGCAGGTCTTCACGCCGGTCGGCGTGCGGAAGTGGAAGATGTAGTCCCACTCGCGCACCGCGCCCATCCCTTCGCTGAAATGCGGCCGCCCGACGAAGTCGTAGAGCTGGTCCTTGGTCACGCCCGGCGCGATGCGGCGCAGGTTGTCGAGGTTGGGAAAGGTCCCCTCCTTGAACCAGGCGTCTTTCTGCGCTGGGAACACGACCTCGCCGGCCGTGCCCTCGCCTGAAATTCGCTGGCTCACCGTCGACGTGCCGCAGGCCTGCAAGGTCAGCAATGCCACCAGTCCCACGGCCAGCGCGGTGCGTTGAATCATCTTGTTCGTCATGTTCGTTTCCTCTGTGATGCGTTCGTCGAGCACTGCTTACCAATGGAAGCCGGCACCGGCACCCACACCGAACTTGCCGCGCGAATTGCCGGTGGCGCTGAACTTCACGACCCAGCGCGCGTTGTCGGACAGTTTCGAAACACCGAGGGCCAGGCCGGCCTCGCCGTCGAAGCCGCCCACCCCCACCGACACCATGCTCTTGCCGGGGAGGTAAGCCTGCGGCAGGTTCGCCATCGCGATGGCGCCGGCCGTCCCAGCGCTGGCGCGCTTGGCGTTCTTGCGCAGATCGCCGCTCAGCTGGTTGAAGCGCTGGTCGGTGTACTGCCGGTTGCCCTCGAGGCCGGCGTTCAGCTGGTTGACATTGACGGCGTCCGTGCCTTCCACGCCCGCTGCCACGTTGTGCACCGTCACCGGCCCGGTGGTGTTGCTGCCGCCCATGGACACGCTGTTGTAGTTGACCGAGCCATCGACATTGGTGTCGTACTTCACCGAGCCTTGGTCGATCTGCGTGACCTGGCCCTGCACCGCCTTGAGCTGGCTCACGTTGACCGCGTCGCTGTCGACCGTGCCCGCTGCCACGCCGGTGATCTGGCGGAACTGGCCGTTGGCCGCATCGCCCACCGACACCGCCGCCAGCGTGCTGGTGGTCGCACCGATGGCCGTGCGCTGCTCGGCCGTCGCCGTCGGCGGCACATAGCCCGCCACACCGGAGGCCGTGCTGGCCACCGCGCCTGCGCCCAGTGCCACACCGCCCGCCTGCGTCACGTTGCTGCCCGCACCGAGGGCCACGCCCTGCACCGCGTTCGCCGAGGCCTGCGTTCCCAGGGCCACCGCGTCGGCCGCGCCCGAGGTCGATGCCTGGCCGATGGCGATGCCGCCCGGCGCGCTGGCTTGCACGGTCGCCCCGTTGCCCATGCCGATGCCGTTGTTGCCGTTGACCACCGTCTGCGGTCCGATGGCGACGGAATCCATGCCAACCGCCAGCGAATCAGCCGCGCTGGAGTTGGCATGGAAGTACATCGTCGGCGTGACAGCAAAGGATTGCAGGGCGCCCGAGAGTTGGCGCACCGTGACGGCGTCTTGTTGTTGCGTCCCGTCGGCCACATTCGTGATCTGGCGGTAGCTCGTGGTGTTGCCCACCGAGACGGCGCCCAGCAGTGCGCGGTCGGTGGTGTTGTAGTGAATGAGCGAACTGCCCGCGGGGATGTCGCCCTGCGTGCCGGCAATGGCGCGGTCGGACACCGCGCCCGAGCCCAGCGCCACGGCGCCAGTCGGAACCGCAACCGCTGAGGCGCCCAATGCCAGCGAATTGATACCGTTCGCGGTGGCACCCACAC
It encodes:
- a CDS encoding glutathione peroxidase, whose product is MASIYDFTAQAIDGHTLSLADYRGRVLLIVNTASQCGFTPQFAGLEELHQRYAAEGLSVLGFPSNQFGGQDPGSNDEIGAFCTKNYGVSFQMMQKVDVKGSEAVPLYQWLVQEKPGLLGSTVIKWNFTKFLVGRDGQVIKRYAPLDTPASLAKDIEAALRG
- the lplT gene encoding lysophospholipid transporter LplT; its protein translation is MKRGFYTIMSAQFFSSLADNALFVAAVELMRSSGAPEWQRAALVPIFTLFYVALAPLVGAFADAYPKGRVMFISNFIKVIGCLMMLFGSHPLLAYAIVGLGAAAYSPAKYGILTELLPASQLVKANGWIEGLTIASIILGIVLGGQLVGHMVSSHLLAWDLPGMDTGIDTPPEAAIAALIFVYMLAAWFNTRIPHTGVEMRPLRANPQHGFARNMAALLPDFWHCNARLWRDKLGQISLATTTLFWGAGGNLKYIVLAWASLALGYNTAQASSLTGVVAIGTAVGAVVASMKMRLDMATRVIPLGISMGLLVIGMNFIGNIWVAVPFLILLGGLGGFLVVPMNALLQHRGHNLMGAGRSIAVQNFNEQACILILGAFYSACTGLGLSAYTAITAFGVVVAGFMWLIKRWHENNLRRYPEEVEHLLSIARSDKHH
- a CDS encoding Bug family tripartite tricarboxylate transporter substrate binding protein; translation: MHITRRHLLQTTGASALLAGIGQQAFAQAQLETTTIVTGFAAGGTSDTICRRLAQKISPEFAKAAVVENRTGAGGQIAIGYIKGRPADGSAILQTPTSMLTIYPHIYKKLPYDPQTDLTPVSLGCVFDFGFAVGPSVPASVKNVPEFLAWAKANPAGANFGSPAAGSTPHFIGALLGKSGGVELKHAAYRGTQPAMLDLLGGNISAVSGPIGDITQHLPSGKVRILGVSGAKRSRFAPDVPTYGEQGIANMAHSEWFAFFLPAKASPELVARLNAAMKNALASKDVVDGLGTFGLEAMSSTPTELADLIKKDTAKWGPIVKEVGFTAEG
- the alr gene encoding alanine racemase — encoded protein: MPRPILATIHAGALRHNLERVRRSALDSRVWAVVKANAYGHGIERVFDAFRGADGFALLDLAEAERVRALGWRGPILLLEGVFEARDLELCSRLGLWHAVHCDAQIDMLAAHKTQVPHRVFLKMNSGMNRLGFSPERYRAAWTRLNALPQVDEISLMTHFSDADGPRGIADALAAFHRATQDLPGERSIANSAAVLRHAPETRIDWVRPGIVLYGGVPDFPEHDSAHWQLQPGMTLSTRLIGTQELQPGATVGYGSHFVAEAAMTIGVAAVGYADGYPRHAPTGTPVLVDGVRTCVVGRVSMDMVTVDLTPLQAAGRPVGFGSEVTLWGRASNGNALLPIDEVARAAGTVGYELMCAVAPRVPVVLGD
- a CDS encoding DUF1266 domain-containing protein, whose amino-acid sequence is MDFWIAALAIWLALLCTIVGVRRGWSDANWARGIAFAPTEAIAAHQLFGLLLSANLALLEHDDFNQLASTLPRRRIRELLARYWNVRSARDFQQVIDTRLRTLGAVSSDEAEAFEAWRVGEPVDTAAYRSLRDVLVFLSAHAGIVKPGEIRDQHCHLMAWDVQQVAYLLRLGFTMGYASRESVWRTLDRLQPTARMRYTSWKDYSLSALVGMGVRGVLDLDDIGDWHHIARSHTVLLAARRSLLARATDWAAPADAPDVELVSSFLTAGMPITAFDPLR
- a CDS encoding OmpA family protein; its protein translation is MTNKMIQRTALAVGLVALLTLQACGTSTVSQRISGEGTAGEVVFPAQKDAWFKEGTFPNLDNLRRIAPGVTKDQLYDFVGRPHFSEGMGAVREWDYIFHFRTPTGVKTCQYKAIFDKHVVAQSFHWLPTDCADVLKVAAAPMPPAPVERVVARPAPKRVELSADALFAFDGSATSDLLPQGRQELDALAASLRGAQGVERIDITGHTDRLGSSRYNQQLSLARAATVRDYLVKAGVPARGIQVQGLGETAPKVQCAQANRNALIACLAPNRRVDISVQSAS
- a CDS encoding 2-dehydropantoate 2-reductase, which codes for MNICIYGAGAIGGWIGAAFAQADQQLNVVARGATLDALRRDGLVLMRGEQRTQVPVNAVDDPAALGVQDVVVIAVKAPSLAAVAARIAPLIGPDTLVLTAMNGVPWWFLDGGFGGALAGTRLQAIDPDGAIAAAIPARHVVGGVVHASCALDAPGVVRHHFGNGLIVGTPSGEASERVNALVALLVRGGIEARVSPQIQKDVWYKLWGNMTVNPISALTGVTTDRILADDEVRGFISAVMLEAKEIGARIGIPIAEMPEDRHAVTRKLGAFKTSMLQDVEAGRPVELDALVTVVHELGQRTGVPTPFTAALLGLARLRTRQLGLY